In Molothrus ater isolate BHLD 08-10-18 breed brown headed cowbird chromosome 7, BPBGC_Mater_1.1, whole genome shotgun sequence, one genomic interval encodes:
- the CNPPD1 gene encoding protein CNPPD1, producing the protein MELDELLLDEEGAFSLSGFQEFTFLPRHQQLSERVRKRLYYGWDKDCSLDNLSSPVADIAVELLQKVAPSPIRRLQKKYVSHVSREACISPCSMMLALVYIERLRHRNPEYLQQISSSDLFLISMMVASKYLYDEGEEEEVFNDEWGAAGKVDVQTMNTLEINFLSAIDWSLYTDPRELFEVLSWLEGRVAEKQGMWRGWFTYTDLCVLMEQSMWQHVLGQFYQQVVKLACLLGVVYLTGFAAIFASIAVVHRSVCLRSVSTAAPRPVLFPEEGRCQLDAQPASAPGQPQPELPNVSSASCTRCLGENETTKEPHRGGVTATALYLWSSVMTALSYPKAPDLAQHRHLPHGPFRKVPTACERSNRTAPRAAPSQPGPLGLAVFPAPPVLHCHACSATAGPTWDAAPNREDWLDPLGLKQCFLHTAMDLSRIKSFIFPS; encoded by the exons AGAGTGCGGAAGCGGCTCTATTATGGCTGGGACAAAGACTGCAGCCTGGATAATCTCTCCAGCCCTGTGGCAG ATATTGCTGTGGAGTTGCTGCAGAAAGTGGCTCCCAGTCCTATCCGCAGACTCCAGAAGAAATATGTGTCTCACGTATCTCG TGAAGCTTGCATCTCGCCCTGCTCCATGATGTTGGCCCTGGTTTACATTGAGAGACTCCGGCACCGGAACCCTGAATACCTCCAGCAGATCTCCTCTTCAGACCTCTTCCTGATCTCCATG ATGGTTGCAAGCAAGTATCTGTATGAtgagggtgaggaagaggaggtgtTCAACGATgagtggggagcagcagggaaggtggACGTCCAGACCATGAACACACTGGAGATTAACTTCCTGAGCGCCATT GACTGGAGTCTCTACACAGATCCTCGGGAGCTGTTTGAAGTGCTGAGCTGGCTGGAGGGACG tgtgGCTGAAAAACAGGGCATGTGGCGTGGCTGGTTCACCTACACAGATCTGTGTGTCCTCATGGAGCAGTCCATGTGGCAGCATGTGCTGGGCCAGTTCTACCAGCAAGTGGTGAAG CTGGCCTGCCTCCTGGGTGTGGTGTACCTGACGGGCTTCGCAGCCATCTTCGCCTCCATCGCCGTGGTGCACCGGTCTGTGTGCCTAAGGAGtgtcagcactgcagccccCCGGCCTGTGCTGTTCCCTGAGGAGGGGAGGTGCCAGCTGGATGCCCAGCCAGCATCAGCCCCTGGCCAACCCCAGCCCGAGCTGCCCAATGTCTCCTCAGCCAGCTGCACCCGTTGCCTGGGGGAGAACGAGACAACCAAGGAGCCCCATCGTGGAGGTGTCACAGCGACTGCACTCTACCTGTGGAGCAGCGTGATGACGGCCCTGTCCTACCCAAAGGCACCTGATCTGGCCCAACACAGGCACCTCCCACACGGTCCTTTCCGGAAAGTGCCCACTGCCTGTGAGAGATCCAACCGTACCGCCCCCCgtgcagcccccagccagcctggccctcTTGGACTCGCCGTGTTCCCGGCCCCCCCGGTGCTGCACTGCCATGCTTGCTCCGCCACTGCGGGCCCCACATGGGATGCAGCCCCCAACCGTGAGGACTGGCTGGACCCCCTGGGGCTGAAGCAGTGCTTCTTGCATACTGCAATGGATCTCAGTAGAATCAAGAGCTTCATTTTTCCCAGCTAG